CGTAGAAACTCATGTAAAAAGCGGAAGGGGCTCTTTTAATGATTTAGATATCAGCGTTCTTCCTATTTCCTTTACCTTAGCCGGAAAACCTTTCACTGTAAAGGCCAATCTGAAGAATCTTAATAATCTCAATTACAGATTGCATTCCAAAGGACAGCTCAATCTGGGTGATCTGTACAAGCTTTTCCCTATTGAAGGTTTAGATATTAACGGTGTTGTTTCCACGGATGTCGGATTAAAAGGACAGAACGGAGCTGCTTTGGATAATATTCAGAACAGAGGTTTCGTAAAAATTGAAAATATCACCATACATTCGAAGTTTTTCCCAAGTAATTTTGTGGTAAAAGAAGGTTTGTTTAAACTGAACGGAAGCCAATTGACATTTGAAGATGTAAAAGCCCGTTATAAAAAAAATGTATTTGTTTTTAATGGAAATGTCTCCAATTACATCAATTATATTCTAAAAGATCAGAGTTTAAGCGGAAGCATCAACTTTACTTCCCCAAAGGTAAATATTGATGATTTTATGGCATATAATTCCGGAGTATCTTCTAATTCCACTTCTGCGGAAGAAGGTGTCATTTTACTTCCTAAAAATCTGGATATTACCATTAATGGTAATGCGAATGAAATATTATTCAAGGATATTAAGCTCAATAACTTTAAAGGAAACCTGTCTTTAAAGAACGGTAATTTAGCCCTTAATGAAACGGAATTCGGAATGATTGGTTCTACTTTTAACGCTGACGGAACTTATTTTCCGATCAATGCTAAAAAAGCAAAATTCAGCATTAATACAAAAGCTAAAAACTTTGATATCCAAAGAGCATATAAAGAAATTACGTTATTCCGGGAAATGGTTTCTGCCGCAGAAAAAGCACATGGGAAAGTTTCTCTGGATTATCATCTGGAAGGTGATCTGGGTGCTGATTTCTTCCCAAGACTGAAGACAATAAAGGGAGAAGGAGTCTTGACTTTGGAAGACATTCAGTTTCATGGGTTTAAAGTATTTAACTCTGTGGCTGAAAAAACCTCAACCGATGCACTGCATGATGCTAAAGTAAGTAAAGTCAACATTAAAACAAGCATTAAAGACAACGTAATCACCATTGAAAGAACGAAGTTTAAAATTGCAGGTTTCCGACCGAGAATTGAAGGACAGGTAAGCCTGGATGGGTATATCAATGTCGGAATGCGTTTAGGGCTTCCTCCTTTCGGAATTATTGGTATCCCGATTAAAATCACAGGACCTTCAGATACATTTAAGGTAGAAACAGGAAAATATCAGAAAGAAGACCTTAATGAAACTGATGATGACTACAAAGATTACCAAAAATCTTTAGAAGAAGAGGCTGCTAAAAAAGCAGAAGGAGAAAAAACAGATTCTAAACCAAAGTCATAAAGAAACCCCATCACAATGATGAGGTTTCTTTTCACAAAACTAATTTAATCGAGGTATCTTTTTGTAAACCATGTATCTAAGAAATTAATACTCAGATTGAGCATATGATAATTCTCCCGTATCGGAATATTATTCTGAACGCCATGAATTCCGTAGCCGTAATTTACATTCAGAATAATTTTATTAAATGGAATTCCAAGTCCTACCGTAGCTTCCATTTTATCGATCTTGGCATTATTTACCTTGTAATATCCTGTATCATAATTCAGTCCGAAACGGTAGATAAGTGCTTCTGATAATGATTCTACCCTTCCTCTTTTGGGAAGAATCTCAAAACCTAATCCATAGGTATTCTGTCGGTAATATTTTTCAGGAGTTACGGAATTGGCCACCTGATCCCACTGGCTTTGCATAAAGTCAAAAGTTGCGCGGTATCTATCATTTTTCAGAATACTGATTCCGGCTCCAAACTCAAAAGGCAAAGAAGAATCTTTTGTTGAGAGCTTACTGGTAACGGTATTGGCGTAATCTTTATTTTCAGTATAGCCTACTTCTCCTTTGGCCACCAATTTACTCTTGAAGTTTACTACCGCACCCAAATTTAGCAGAAGCCCGCTGTCTTCAAATTCTTTTCTGTATTGTGTTCCCAAACCATAGCTAAATCCTGTATAACGTATATCCCTGCTTAGCTCTATTTCTGAAGTAGTCGCTATGGTTTCTTTACGGATAATGGTTCCGAAATTATTTTTCACTTTTCCCCCAAAGCTCCAGTTATCATTTACTTTATAACCAAAACTGGCTCCCCAATTGGAAAGTCCTCCGCTTCCTTCATAAGTAATAGGATATTCACCAGCCGTTCCTTCGATAGGAATAGTAGATGAGATTTTATAATCTGAAGAAGTTGTAGGCTGCATACTTAATCCTACAAAAGCATTTTTCGAGATTCGTAAAGCAGCTGAAAAATTGGTAAAATTGGAGCTCAGCCTTTTATCTGTCCCTAAATTACTGGAAATGGTATTGTATTTCATAAGGCCACTTACATCAAAAACGACATTTTTTGTAGAAATACTGGTCATGGCCGCAGGGTTTTTAGAATTGACATAATCCGGTGCCTCCAAGGCAATCCCTGTATTTCCCAGTGCTATGTTCCGGGAATTGTCTACATTGTTGAACATTCCTATTCCAAAATAGGAATAGGGTGAAGCATTCTGAGCCGAAAGCTTCTGACCTCCTACGCAGGCAAAAAGTATAGCAATGAGTATTGTTTTATTCTTCTTCATACATTCTTAATTAATATCCCAACATATAAACTTTCAGCTTGGCAGGATTTGTTTTATTTTTTTGATCTCCAAATACTACTTTTCCTGATAAAACATCTGTATAGGAAGAAGGATAGATCAATGTATTATAATTTGAATCCGCCGATTCGGATAATATGGTATTCACATAAGTTTTGAAAGAGAAGTCATAAGAGTGTTCATTTTGAAACTCACTGGCATTAGAAAGACTTGCCGTAATCTCGCTGGATCCGTCACTTTGTGAATATGAACCTACAACATGGTTAAGCTTATCTCCCCAATAGTAATACAATGCACCTGGATTATAGAAGCTGTTAGAATAATATCCTGCAACCGGGCTTAATGAAAGTGTAGCATCTATGACTTTATAATTTTGATACAGATTTTTCAGTGACTTGAGATAAGGAACTTCAACCTTAGTAAATACTCCGATCCCTGCCATGAGATATGTCTTATTTCCTAAATTTTGGGAAGGTATTGGCGTTTTGGGAGTAAGATTAGCAAGTTCAGAACCCGAAAAATCATATCCAATTTTATTGTAACTATAGGTTGAACTTGGTTTCAAATCTAAAGTATATTTTAGCAATTCTGTTCCGTTTTGTGAGGTTGTATGATAATATAGCCTTACTGTATTTGATACTTTTTCTTTAGTACTTTTATTAATCTGAATTTCATAGGTAGAATTCATCTTGAAACGCATCATAGCATTATTATCGCTGGAAGGAACAAGTGCCAATCCTTTAAAAAAGTTCAGGAAATTTTCCTGAGTCGCCACATCATTATTTTTCAGCGTATTAAAAATACTCAGTCCATAAGACTGGTCAAGACGCATCTTCACATAACTACTGTCTGTTCCGGGTCTTGGATAAAATTCAGCACTTCCTACTGAATTGGGAGAATAATTAAAATTACTTTTATTATATAAATATCCGTTGTTTAGCTTTATTCTATCTTGTAAAGGATAAGCATTCAGTTTAAAACTTTTCAGTGTATCTCCGTAATAAAAATCAGTATTGGTAAGATACATTACGATAGAATCAAAAACGGCTGATGAAGGGGAAGTTATTCCATATGTAGAAGGCGTAAGCTCGAAAAGAGAAGAAGAAGTTACCTTTCCAAATGTTTGATCCTTTATGTTTCCGATAAGCATCACATTTTTTCCTGAAGTCGTCACAGAATCCATTATGATGGTAGACATTTTCATGGTAAGGGTATCAATCATTACCATCTTAGACTGAGCACTCGTCCAGGAACTCCCTACTTCATAAGTATTGCTTTCATTTTCACAGGAAAAAAGAAACAACATTAAAATACATAATAAAAGGTATTTGTACATTTTTTTTCCGCAAACATATAATGAACAAGCAATGGCTTAAAATTTTTTCTCCCTTTCATCATGAGTTGTAGACCATATCAAAATCTGTGTCGATATTTAATATATTTAAAATCAGCATCATATTTATCTAAAAAAAACAACCGTTCGCCTACAAAAAATATGTGTTCGTCTAAAAAATTTTCAAAATACAATGAAATGAAATTTTTTTGCAGCAAAAAGAATGAATAATGAATCGTAAACTTTCAATCTTCGCTCTTACTATTGTAGGAACATTTTTAGTAACAAGCTGCAAAAATGATGATGACGAGGAGCTAATGGGGAATTGGGTAAGAGTATCTGATCTAGATGGTAAACCTCGATCTAATGCATCTGCTTTCGTAGTAAATGGAAAAGGATATATCACAGGAGGATATGATGGGGAATATTATTATAATGACTTATGGAGTTATGATCCTTCTCTGAATGCCTGGACACAAAAGGCTGACTTTCCCGGTTCAAAAAGAAGCTCTGCAGTAGGTTTTGCGACTAATTCTTATGGATATGTAGGAACAGGATATGACGGATTGAACAAGCTAAAGGATTTTTACAAATACGATCCTTCCTCTAATACCTGGAGCCAGATTGTAAACTTTCCGGGAACAGAAAGATATGCCGCGTTAGCTTTCGGGATCAATAACAAAGGATATGTAGGAACAGGCTATGATGGAAGTGAGCTGAAGGATTTTTATAAATATGATGAATCTTCTTCATCTTGGAGTGCTATCACAAGTTTAGGAGGGTCTAAAAGAAGAGACGGGGCTGTTTTTGTTATTAACAATATTGCTTATGTAGGTTTTGGAACCAACAACGGAAGCCTTGTTTCAGACTTCTGGGCATTTGATCCTAACGCTGAAACATGGACGAGAAAAGTAGATACCAGCAATGATGATGATTCACAAAACCGTACTTCTACAGCAGCATTTGCAGCCGGAGGTTTGGGTTATGTTTCTACAGGATCTACAGGTGGGGTTGTCAATACAACTTGGGAATACAATCCTGCAACAAATGACTGGACAGAAAGAACAGGCTTTGAAGGTTCTGCCAGAGAAAGTGCTTGTTCATTTTCAATAGGAAATTACGGATATGTACTTACGGGGAACAGTGGTTCATCTTATTTTGATGATATCTGGGTTTTCCATCCAAACGAAAGTGAAAATGATGATGATTAAAAGATTTAGGAAGTTCCTTTTTGTTTCGGGGATTATTATGGTTGGCTGCCAGAAAAAAAACAGTGATTTTGAGATCAAGATTACTAAACAGGACGCCGGATATGGTTATCAGATCATTAAAAAGAAGAGGATTCTTATCAACCAGCCATATATTCCCGCTATCAATAAGCAACTGCCTTTTAAAAATAGTATGGAGGCTCATAAAACAGCCAATCTTGTGATGAGTAAAATAGGAAAACTTTCTTTACCGAGGGTTTCCGTACAGGAATTGGACTCTATGAATATTACGTACTGAATTCTATATTTTTTGTAAAACAATGGATTCCTTCAATACCAAATTGAAGGAATTTTGTGCTCACGAGCCATAAAAAAACACACCACCTATGACTGCATTTTTTTAAACTTTCCGAACCATATACATTTACCACTGGGTAATATGGATTATTCTCATACTCTTTAAGCTGTGTATGGATTATGCCGTTTTTGGGAACTTCCTGTTTTTCATCAATTTTAAAATTTTTCTGGTATTTTTTATTCTTTTTTACCTTAATTATAGTGTATGCTTACCTTTTATCATTAAACAAAAGCCCAATACGATACTTGCCTTCACTATTTCATTTATTGTAATATATGTGGGTTTAATGATCGCTTTCTTTCCTCCTTTACGAAAACCTCCGCATTTTCCTCCGCCGGGAGGCTTTATGAGGCCTGGAAGAATGATGAAATTTAATCATGATCTTAATTTTTATGATATTTTCTTCAAAATAGGTCTTTTCTCAATTGTTTTCAGCACTCTGCTTTTCTTTGTCGATAAGTGGACGGAAAACGGCAAAAAAATAAAAGAATTGGAATTCGAAAGACAGTCAAGTGAATTAAAGATCCTTCGTGAACAGATTAATCCTCATTTCTTTTTTAATGCTTTAAACAGTATTTATTCGCTTTCGATTGTGCAATCTAAGGAAACACCGAGAGTTATTCTTATTCTGTCTGATATTATGCGTTATGTGCTGAGTACGAAAAACAGGCAGAAAAACAATCTGGAAGATGAAATAAATAATATTAAAAAATATATAGAAATACAGTCTATCCGTTTTAAGAAATATAACAATATCCATTGTGTATTTGAAGGCAATTTCAAAGCGTATGAAATAGAACCTCTTCTGCTTTTAACCTTTGTAGAAAATGCATTTAAACATGCAGATATAAGAAAAGGACCTCTAGATCTCTTTGTCTATATGAAAGATGATATATTAGGTTTTAATATCAAAAACTTTTATGAAAAAAAGAATGCAGATACCTTTAGCAGCAATAAAATGGGAATAAAAAATACCAAAATGAAACTTGACCTGATATATCCTGAGAAATATCAGCTTTACATTAATGATAACGGCTCCGAATATCAAATTAAATTAAGACTTCAACTGAACTAATCATGAATTGTATTATTGTAGACGACGAAGAACTTGCCCACAACGTCATTGAAGAATATATCTCGAGAATTCCTTTTCTGAATCTGGTAAAAAACTGCTACGATATTCAGGAAACCATTCAGGTCTTACAAAACAACAGTGTAGACCTTATTTTTCTTGACATTAATCTTCCCAATATTTCCGGAATCGAATTTTTAAAAAGCTTTAATAAACTTCCTAACGTGATTATCACAACTGCTTATGACGATTGTGCTGTTCAGGGGTTTGAAATGGATGTTATCGATTATTTACTAAAGCCATTTTCCTTTGAGCGTTTTCTGAAGGCTGTTTATAAAAGCTATAATCTTCAGACTAATACTAAAATAGTACAAGAAAAAAACAATCAGAATCTCTTTAGCGAATCTTTTATTTTTGTGCGTTCCAACAATGAAGATGTAAAACTTAATTTAAGTGAAATTGTGAGAATTAATGCGCTGAAAGATTACATTATAATCTATACAGAAACCCGCAAGCTCATTATCCATCAAACCATGAAATCTATTTCGGAAAAGATAGACGCTGAGAACTTTATCCGTGTTCACAATTCACACATCATTTCACTCCGTCATTTACAGAGTATCGGAAAAAACAATCTGCTGATAGGAAACGAAAGAATTCCCGTAAGTGAAAAGTACAAGGCTTATCTCAACAAAACCATTGAAAAATATAAATAATATCTTTTTTTTAGATAAAAATCTTTTTATTCCACCCTTTCCTTTTCAGACCATTGAATTTCCTCAGGAAGTTCTCGATCTGAGAATTCTATGTGAATTACCCTTCTTTTCTTTCCATTTGTAGTCCGGTTGGAGCCATGAAGAATCAATGGTTTCATAATCATCACTCCTCCTTTATCCACATTGCAGATGTGTTCGGTTTCCGTATTCCAGTCGATTGTTTCCGGTCTGTAAATTCCTTTGGCATGGGATCCCGGGATAACTTTCAACGCGCCATTTTGCTCATCCGTATCATCAAGATGAATTCTGATCGTATAAATATTTTCAAGCATATCTAATGGAGGTTGAACGGCAAACTGATTCTGTTTCGTTGTCCATGGTCCGAAGTTAGGTAATACTGTCTTATTATCCACAGAAATCGTTAAATCCTGATGATAGGCAACATACCAATTTGATTTTTCAGGTTTATCAAAGTAGATACTTTTTACCACAAAATACTGCTCACCGAAAACTTCTTTGATGAGTTTTTTAATATTATCATTAAAAATCAGGTCTTTTATTTCCGGAATTTCCTTTAAAAACTGTCTGATGGCAAAAAGATCCTCAGATTTTCTGAACGTTTCTTTTGAGGTATCAATCTGACCGATCATCTGGCCGATTGTTTCAATTTCTTCCTCAGAAAAAATATTGCTGATAACAGAAAACCCATTATCAGCAATTTGACTTTTATAATTTATGAAATCTTCTCTTTTTTCAGCATCATCTTTTTTCATAGCCTTTTACAATTTCAAATATTTTAATAATTGTTTTATGCGTTTCAGGATTTGAAAAATAAATTTTTTCTAATTCCATGGAACTTTCAGGCAAATTTATAAAAAATTGATGCGATGTTAAAACATCTTTCATTGTGTAATGATCTT
Above is a genomic segment from Chryseobacterium geocarposphaerae containing:
- a CDS encoding LytR/AlgR family response regulator transcription factor gives rise to the protein MNCIIVDDEELAHNVIEEYISRIPFLNLVKNCYDIQETIQVLQNNSVDLIFLDINLPNISGIEFLKSFNKLPNVIITTAYDDCAVQGFEMDVIDYLLKPFSFERFLKAVYKSYNLQTNTKIVQEKNNQNLFSESFIFVRSNNEDVKLNLSEIVRINALKDYIIIYTETRKLIIHQTMKSISEKIDAENFIRVHNSHIISLRHLQSIGKNNLLIGNERIPVSEKYKAYLNKTIEKYK
- a CDS encoding OmpP1/FadL family transporter, giving the protein MKKNKTILIAILFACVGGQKLSAQNASPYSYFGIGMFNNVDNSRNIALGNTGIALEAPDYVNSKNPAAMTSISTKNVVFDVSGLMKYNTISSNLGTDKRLSSNFTNFSAALRISKNAFVGLSMQPTTSSDYKISSTIPIEGTAGEYPITYEGSGGLSNWGASFGYKVNDNWSFGGKVKNNFGTIIRKETIATTSEIELSRDIRYTGFSYGLGTQYRKEFEDSGLLLNLGAVVNFKSKLVAKGEVGYTENKDYANTVTSKLSTKDSSLPFEFGAGISILKNDRYRATFDFMQSQWDQVANSVTPEKYYRQNTYGLGFEILPKRGRVESLSEALIYRFGLNYDTGYYKVNNAKIDKMEATVGLGIPFNKIILNVNYGYGIHGVQNNIPIRENYHMLNLSINFLDTWFTKRYLD
- a CDS encoding Kelch repeat-containing protein, with protein sequence MNRKLSIFALTIVGTFLVTSCKNDDDEELMGNWVRVSDLDGKPRSNASAFVVNGKGYITGGYDGEYYYNDLWSYDPSLNAWTQKADFPGSKRSSAVGFATNSYGYVGTGYDGLNKLKDFYKYDPSSNTWSQIVNFPGTERYAALAFGINNKGYVGTGYDGSELKDFYKYDESSSSWSAITSLGGSKRRDGAVFVINNIAYVGFGTNNGSLVSDFWAFDPNAETWTRKVDTSNDDDSQNRTSTAAFAAGGLGYVSTGSTGGVVNTTWEYNPATNDWTERTGFEGSARESACSFSIGNYGYVLTGNSGSSYFDDIWVFHPNESENDDD
- a CDS encoding DUF4907 domain-containing protein, which gives rise to MMMIKRFRKFLFVSGIIMVGCQKKNSDFEIKITKQDAGYGYQIIKKKRILINQPYIPAINKQLPFKNSMEAHKTANLVMSKIGKLSLPRVSVQELDSMNITY
- a CDS encoding phytanoyl-CoA dioxygenase family protein, with the translated sequence MKKDDAEKREDFINYKSQIADNGFSVISNIFSEEEIETIGQMIGQIDTSKETFRKSEDLFAIRQFLKEIPEIKDLIFNDNIKKLIKEVFGEQYFVVKSIYFDKPEKSNWYVAYHQDLTISVDNKTVLPNFGPWTTKQNQFAVQPPLDMLENIYTIRIHLDDTDEQNGALKVIPGSHAKGIYRPETIDWNTETEHICNVDKGGVMIMKPLILHGSNRTTNGKKRRVIHIEFSDRELPEEIQWSEKERVE
- a CDS encoding sensor histidine kinase codes for the protein MIAFFPPLRKPPHFPPPGGFMRPGRMMKFNHDLNFYDIFFKIGLFSIVFSTLLFFVDKWTENGKKIKELEFERQSSELKILREQINPHFFFNALNSIYSLSIVQSKETPRVILILSDIMRYVLSTKNRQKNNLEDEINNIKKYIEIQSIRFKKYNNIHCVFEGNFKAYEIEPLLLLTFVENAFKHADIRKGPLDLFVYMKDDILGFNIKNFYEKKNADTFSSNKMGIKNTKMKLDLIYPEKYQLYINDNGSEYQIKLRLQLN
- a CDS encoding DUF4270 family protein gives rise to the protein MYKYLLLCILMLFLFSCENESNTYEVGSSWTSAQSKMVMIDTLTMKMSTIIMDSVTTSGKNVMLIGNIKDQTFGKVTSSSLFELTPSTYGITSPSSAVFDSIVMYLTNTDFYYGDTLKSFKLNAYPLQDRIKLNNGYLYNKSNFNYSPNSVGSAEFYPRPGTDSSYVKMRLDQSYGLSIFNTLKNNDVATQENFLNFFKGLALVPSSDNNAMMRFKMNSTYEIQINKSTKEKVSNTVRLYYHTTSQNGTELLKYTLDLKPSSTYSYNKIGYDFSGSELANLTPKTPIPSQNLGNKTYLMAGIGVFTKVEVPYLKSLKNLYQNYKVIDATLSLSPVAGYYSNSFYNPGALYYYWGDKLNHVVGSYSQSDGSSEITASLSNASEFQNEHSYDFSFKTYVNTILSESADSNYNTLIYPSSYTDVLSGKVVFGDQKNKTNPAKLKVYMLGY